A segment of the Mogibacterium diversum genome:
AGTATCCAAAGAGTTCTATGCCTTCTCTAGAGAAGTGGGGCCCTGAGAAATGGGATATAGATTATAGAGACAATAACCGCATCAATTGCTATGAAACTGGAACGGCTCCATGTAAAACGGCCTGCCCTGCGCATATTGCAGTTCAGGGTTATTTAAGACTTGCGGCACAAGGAAAATATAAGGAAGCTCTGGAGTTAATAAAGAGAGAGAACCCATTTCCAGCGGTTTGCGGTAGAATTTGCAACAGAAGATGTGAAGATGCATGTACGAGAGGGACTATCGATCAGGCGGTAGCAATTGATGAAGTGAAGAGGTTTATCGCACAGCAAGATCTTGACAGCGACAGAAGATATGTCCCTGATAAGGTTATACCTAAGGTGTGTGGGGAGTTTGAGGAAAAGATTGCCATAATTGGTGGCGGGCCAGCTGGTTTAAGTTGCGCATATTATTTAGCTATAAAGGGATACAGTCCAACAATATTCGAGAAGGAACGCAGAATGGGTGGAATGCTTACCAATGGAATTCCTAGTTTTAGACTTGAAAAGGATGTTGTAGAGGCAGAAATCGATGTGCTAAAAGAACTTGGTGTTCAATTTAGATGTGGAGTTGAAGTAGGTAGGGATATCACGATTCCAGAGCTAAGGGAGCAAGGTTTCAAAGGATTCTACTTAGCTGTTGGGCTGCAGTCTGGCGGAGAGCTAGATATCAGTGGAGCTGATGCAAATGGCATAATATCTGGTATCGATTTTATGCGCAGGGTTAATCTCGGCGATGCAACTGAACTAAAAGGACGAGTGGTTGTTATCGGTGGTGGTAATATCGCTTGCGATGTTGCTAGGACAGCCATAAGACTTGGTGCAGATGCCGTGGATATGTATTCCCTTGAAGAATATGAAAAGATGCCTTGCGGTGAAGAGGATAGAAGTGAGTGTGAACGTGATGGAATAACGATTCATGGTGGATGGGGACCAATCTCTATTTCAAAAAATGAAGATAATTGTGAAGCAATATCGTTTAGAAAATGCCTCAGAGTGAGAGATGACGAAGGCAGATTTGCTCCAAGGTTTGATGATAATGATCGTGTGACTGTTAGATGTACCACCGTAATTTACTGTATAGGTCAAAAGGTAGAGTGGGGATCGATACTTGAAGGTACTGATGTTGAACTTAATGCAAATGGGACGGTAAAGGCGGATTCAGTTACATATCAGACGGACGAACCGGATATCTTTGTTGGAGGCGATGTTTACACTGGTCAGAAGTTCGCTATTGATGCGATTGCAGCAGGTAAAGAAGGGGCTGTGTCTCTTCATAGATTTGTACAGCCACGATCAAGCCTTACGATAGGGAGAGATCGCAGAAGCTTTGTTGAATTTAATAAAAAAGATATGAGCGTAAACGAAGAGTCATTCGATAATTCACCAAGAGAGAGAATTGGATATAATGAGGCACTGGCAAGGACGTTTAAAGATGAGAGAATCTCCTTTACCGAAGAGCAGGTCAAGAAGGAAACTTCAAGATGTTTATCATGTGGAGCCTCAATCGTAGACGAGAACAAGTGTATCGGATGCGGTGTATGTACTACAAAGTGTGGATTTGACGCAATTAAGCTACATCGTGAGCATCCAGAATGTTCCAATATGGTACCTAGCGAAGAAAAGATGAAACACATAATCCCATACGCAATTAAACAGGCAGTGAGAGTAAAGGTTGCAGGAAAGAAAGGTTAAATTCCATGCATGAACTTGGAGTGGTATTTCATATTATCGATGAATTGAAAGTTGTTGCAGAAGACAACAATGTGACCAGGTTTTCTAAAGTCGTCCTTGAACTTGGAGAGGTATCTTCTGTAATACCTTCATATCTTGAGGATTGCTGGAAATGGGCATCTGCAAAACATGAATTTGTTTCAAATGCGGAGCTCTTGATTGAAACTATTCCGGCAGTTACTTACTGTGAGACATGTGCTCGTGAATATTCAACCGTAAAGCATGGACGTACTTGCCCATATTGTGGGAGTGGGAATACTTATTTGATACGCGGGAATGAATTTATGATTAAGGAAGTAGAAGTACCAGAGGTTTAGAGATGGATAAAGTAAAGGTAATTGAAGTAAGGGAAAGCGTTTTTGCAAATAACGATAGAGAGGCGGATAGGGTACGAGAGAAACTAAAATCTAAGAAGACATGTTTAATAAATCTAATGTCATCACCTGGTGCTGGTAAGACCACTACTCTTCGCAGGTTAATTGGTGATTTGAGTACTGAAATTTCAATTGGGGTAATGGAGGCAGACATCGATTCTACTGTAGATGCGGAGGCTATCGCTGAAACTGGAGCAAAGGCTATACAGATACATACAGGTGGGATGTGTCACCTTGACGCTGGAATGACTGAGCAAGGGCTTGATGAGATAGGATATGAAGAGTTTGATCTGTTGGTACTCGAAAATGTTGGCAACCTAGTATGTCCTGCGGAGTTCGATACCGGTGCCGCTTTCAATATGTCGATTTTATCTGTTCCAGAAGGCCATGATAAACCACTTAAATACCCTCTCATGTACGAGGTGTGTAAAGCACTCGTTATTAATAAGGTTGATGTGTTGCCGTATTTTGATTTTGATATGGAAAAATTAATGGAATATGCAACAATGAGAAATCCAAGCATCAAGATATTCCCCGTTTCTGCTAAGACTGGAGAAGGCTTTGAAGAGCTCGAGGCATGGCTGAAATCTGAAGTAGCAATGTGGAATTCATAAAAAACAGCAGCCCTCAGGATATCACATGTGGGCTGCTATTTTTATTTCTGATTGTGAAGCTATCTCTCTATATGCTCGTTAATAATGTCTATATAGCGATCAAGCCTCGGTAATAGTAGTTTTTGAATAATCTTTTCAAACCTATTACGCGTAGGTATCGCAAATACAAATGTCACAGCTATTAATAAAGCTCCTACTATATAGCATATTATAGCAAGTGGTAACATTTCTGTAATAATCTGAGCCATGATACCTATCAGGAAAAGAAGACCACTCTCAACAAACAAAAATATTGGTAGTGGAGCCTTATATCCTCTGGGCTCAGCTTCATATGATAGGTTTGAAGTTCCACCGGACGTCGAAACGATATCGAATTTTAAAGTTTTTATGTTGATCAATAAACCGGAAAGATTTCTACCTTCGGGAGTTTTTTGCAGAGTCTTTATCGCTTTACGATCTAAAGAATAACTTTGAGGGTTGTCTACCCCTTTGTATGAAAGGAGTCCCTTAAGAGCGATTTGAACGACTTCGGCTGGAGCGTTAATATTTACATTCCCTTTTAATATATTCATTATATATTACTCCTTAAACTTTGATTGCTAAGCAGAGCTTTAATTATCCTTCTTTTCGCTATACATTAGCCAGATGATAAACGCTATTTCAGCGATTGAAGCTAATACGCCTAAAATCAGAGCTAGGCTTCCGATTACAAGGATAAAAATGCAGATTAATACTCCAAATATATCCAGGAGCATAGGAATCAAGTAGAGCGCTTGTCTTATCTTTATATCAAAATTATCATTTAAATCAGCTGCGTTATTTAAGCATAGTGCTAATACCGTAACGGATGCGATCAATAATAATATAAAGACAAATCCCATGAACATCAGCTTGAATAGCGTAGTTATATCCTGATAGAAGAAGTAACTATTACCGACTACGATGTCATTTGATATGGATGTTCCTAGGGTAAGATAAAGCACGATACGTATTACTGCGAAACAAATGTATGCTATTAACGATCGTTTAATTGACTTTTCTAGCTTTTCTTTCGAATAAAACTTAGTCTCTATGTTTTTCATATCTCTTTTTTGCAAATATCTCTTCAGTTCTAATAAATCGCGTTTAAGCTATGATTATGCTTCGGTGTTATCCGAAGTGCTATTGTCTTCAGACTTAACTTCGTAATCGACATCGACAGGTGCAGCTTCAGTTTCTTGTTCAGCTGGTACAGCCTCTACCTTCTGTACAGGTGCAGCCTGAGTAGAATTATCATTATCAGAAGACTTCTTAAGTTCTGCAACTGCGCCAAAATCAAGGTTGCTTTCAAAGTTGCTCTCGCCCTGCAGCTTTCTGAACTGGGTGATCGATACTCCGCAGAGAATCCATGTGATAATTCCAAGTACGAGTCCGAGTAATGCGAGTATACCGGCTATAACAGCTCCGACGATGAGCAGTATAAATCCGGTGTTCTTACCATGGTTCTTGGTCATAAGTACTGCTGAGCAAATGGTAACTACCAATGATACGATGAAGAGACCGATAAGTGTGGCTCTCTGTAAAGTGAACATCTCCATGTAATAACCGCTTAATCCGAAATTAGATGTTAGATACGAGTTAGTAATTTTAATTACTATAAACGCTACTACTGTGGCGATTATGAGTACGCTGTTGAGAATTATACCTTTCTTTGCAATGCTCTGTTCTGTCATAACTATTCCTTTCTTAACAAAAAAATATCTACTAAATTGTAACATATTTGAGCAAATGCACATAGTTTTTAATCTACATTCTGTGTGTTATAATGTAAATTAATCATGAGGGTTACGGTCATTTGAAATTCGAACCGAGAAAGGGAGGTTATTAATGGCACTTGTAACAACAACAGAGATGTTTAAGAAAGCATACGATGGAGGATATGCTATCGGAGCTTTTAATGTTAATAATATGGAAATTGTACAGGGAATCACCGAAGCTTGTAAGGAGGAGAATTCACCTGTGATACTTCAGGTGTCAAAGGGTGCTCGCTCTTATGCTAGCCATACTTATCTCATGAAGCTCGTTGAGGCAGCGGTTATGGATTGTCCTGACATTCCAATTGCACTTCACCTTGATCACGGTCCGGACTTCGAGACTTGTAAGTCATGCATAGATGGTGGGTTTACTTCTGTAATGATTGACGCTTCTTCAAGACCATTTGAAGAGAATATTGAAATTACTAAGCAGGTTGTGGATTATGCGCATAAGTATGGCGTTGTAGTTGAAGCTGAGCTTGGCACACTTGCAGGCATTGAAGACGATGTGGTTGTTTCAGCGGAAGATTCATCATATACTCGACCTGAAGAGGTTGAGGAGTTTGTGCGTAGGACCGGCTGTGATTCACTTGCAATTGCTATAGGAACGAGTCATGGAGCATTTAAGTTTAAACCGGGTACTAAGCCACAGCTAAGATTTGACGTGCTTCGCGAGTGCGAGAAGAAGCTGCCAGGATTCCCAATAGTACTTCATGGAGCATCGTCTGTTCCACAGGAGTATGTGCACATGATAAATACTTACGGTGGAGCGATGAAGGATGCGATAGGTGTTCCGGAGGATCAACTAAGAGAAGCTGCTCGTTCGGCAGTATGCAAGATTAATATAGATTCAGATCTTAGACTAGCGATGACAGGCTCAGTTAGGAAGCATCTTGTTGAGTGCCCTGCAGATTTTGACCCTAGGCAGTATCTGAAGCCTGCAAGAGCTAATATCAAGGAGCTTGTAAGGCACAAGATTGTAAATGTTCTTGGCTGTTCAGGAAAAGCGCTATAATACTTGAAAAATATCATTTTACGAGGTTAAGAGCATTGCGCAGAGCGCAATGCTCTACTATTATAGACATATGAAAAAAATAATTACATTTGTTTAAGAGGTTTAGATGAAAATAATTTATTTTGACTGCGCGACTGGTATCAGTGGCAATATGGCTATTGGAGCACTTTTAGAGATCTGTGATGGTGAGCAATATTTGAGAGATGAGCTCGCCAAGCTTGGAGTTCCAGGATATCAATTAAATGTAATTAAGAGGGATTCTCATGGAATTGACGGAACATATGTTGAGGTATTAGAGGCTAATACAGGAATACCAGTTGATGCAATACATGATGGGAACAAGAATGTAGGTAGCAGTGCTACTCTGGGGCTCCATCACGGACATACCCATAGTCATCATCACGAGCTTGATTCCAGCCCAGAACACCACTCTCATGGTCACTATCACGACCATGAACATGACCACTCTTTAGACAATCACTGTCATAATCATCAAGATGACAACGATAATAATCACAATCACAATCATGTTCATAGGACATATGCTGATATTAAGCAAATAATAGAAGGCAGTGGAATTACAGAAGCTGCAAAGGAACTTTCTAGATCCATGTTTCAGAAAGTTGCAGCTGCTGAAGCGGCAGTTCATGGTAAGCCGATAGATGAGGTTCATTTCCACGAGGTTGGGGCTATTGATTCGATAGTTGACATTGTCAGTGTAGCGATTTTGATGGATTACATAAATCCAGACAGAGTTATATCAAGTGTTGTTTCTGACGGATACGGCACGATTAAGTGTGCGCATGGGGTGCTAAGCGTTCCAGTGCCGGCAACATCGATGATGTATAAAAATGAAAAGATTAGATTTAAGCAAATCGAAGTTCCAACGGAACTCGTAACACCTACGGGAGCAGCGATTATATCTACTTTTGCCGAGTCATATGGTCTGATGCCGGAGATGAATCTAAATAAAATAGGTATCGGAGTTGGCAGCCGCAATATCGGTGGACCTAATACACTTAGGGTTTTTCTCGGAGAAGATGTAACAGCAGATGGCGAGACTCAGAATGATGATATCATAGTTATAAACTCCAATATCGATGATTCAAGTGGCGAGGACCTCGGATATGTGCTCGAGAAACTTATGGATGCAGGTGCTCTTGATGTTTCATATTCTCCAATCTTTATGAAGAAAAATAGACCTGCGTATAGGCTCGAAGTTATATGTAGGGCCGAAACTAGAGAGAAACTCAGCGAAATCATCTTTGATGAAACAACTACAATCGGTGTTAGATATTATCCCGTGCAGCGTGAGGAACTTACGAGGGTTAGAACTCTGGTGGATACTGAGCTAGGGCAGATTGAAGCAAAGCAGGTCTCGACGCCATCTGGGCACACGTACACATATCCGGAGTACGAGAGCATGAAGGCTATAGCTTCAGAGCTTGGGATATCTATAAAGTCAGTGCGA
Coding sequences within it:
- a CDS encoding hydrogenase maturation nickel metallochaperone HypA — encoded protein: MHELGVVFHIIDELKVVAEDNNVTRFSKVVLELGEVSSVIPSYLEDCWKWASAKHEFVSNAELLIETIPAVTYCETCAREYSTVKHGRTCPYCGSGNTYLIRGNEFMIKEVEVPEV
- a CDS encoding FAD-dependent oxidoreductase; translation: MINYDKIKGNKKPECVKDDGPIRESIVKLAKMITDRPAQHLGLKKITKDDPEYWGLAALISDEEAELASKLGVRKPKTFEEIHKLSGMSEEQCRELIDHMSEQGVLEYNWENLDGTNPKNEKRYIVPMFVPGVGEFAAMHETNMNEHPELGRFFERMTFLPLERVTKIVPPGGAGVGMHVIPVEQAISMEDTSISVEHISHWLEKYEGKYAASPCSCRKSNCSYDEGCADDFNDWCIAVGDMADYVVETKKGGRYISKEEALEIFKKAEDNGFVHQITNIDGEQKIFAICNCNVNVCYALRTSQLFNTPNMSRSSYVASVEKENCVACGRCVEYCPAGAVKLGQKLCKADGSEVKYPKSSMPSLEKWGPEKWDIDYRDNNRINCYETGTAPCKTACPAHIAVQGYLRLAAQGKYKEALELIKRENPFPAVCGRICNRRCEDACTRGTIDQAVAIDEVKRFIAQQDLDSDRRYVPDKVIPKVCGEFEEKIAIIGGGPAGLSCAYYLAIKGYSPTIFEKERRMGGMLTNGIPSFRLEKDVVEAEIDVLKELGVQFRCGVEVGRDITIPELREQGFKGFYLAVGLQSGGELDISGADANGIISGIDFMRRVNLGDATELKGRVVVIGGGNIACDVARTAIRLGADAVDMYSLEEYEKMPCGEEDRSECERDGITIHGGWGPISISKNEDNCEAISFRKCLRVRDDEGRFAPRFDDNDRVTVRCTTVIYCIGQKVEWGSILEGTDVELNANGTVKADSVTYQTDEPDIFVGGDVYTGQKFAIDAIAAGKEGAVSLHRFVQPRSSLTIGRDRRSFVEFNKKDMSVNEESFDNSPRERIGYNEALARTFKDERISFTEEQVKKETSRCLSCGASIVDENKCIGCGVCTTKCGFDAIKLHREHPECSNMVPSEEKMKHIIPYAIKQAVRVKVAGKKG
- the hypB gene encoding hydrogenase nickel incorporation protein HypB — translated: MDKVKVIEVRESVFANNDREADRVREKLKSKKTCLINLMSSPGAGKTTTLRRLIGDLSTEISIGVMEADIDSTVDAEAIAETGAKAIQIHTGGMCHLDAGMTEQGLDEIGYEEFDLLVLENVGNLVCPAEFDTGAAFNMSILSVPEGHDKPLKYPLMYEVCKALVINKVDVLPYFDFDMEKLMEYATMRNPSIKIFPVSAKTGEGFEELEAWLKSEVAMWNS
- the fba gene encoding class II fructose-1,6-bisphosphate aldolase, giving the protein MALVTTTEMFKKAYDGGYAIGAFNVNNMEIVQGITEACKEENSPVILQVSKGARSYASHTYLMKLVEAAVMDCPDIPIALHLDHGPDFETCKSCIDGGFTSVMIDASSRPFEENIEITKQVVDYAHKYGVVVEAELGTLAGIEDDVVVSAEDSSYTRPEEVEEFVRRTGCDSLAIAIGTSHGAFKFKPGTKPQLRFDVLRECEKKLPGFPIVLHGASSVPQEYVHMINTYGGAMKDAIGVPEDQLREAARSAVCKINIDSDLRLAMTGSVRKHLVECPADFDPRQYLKPARANIKELVRHKIVNVLGCSGKAL
- the larC gene encoding nickel pincer cofactor biosynthesis protein LarC, with product MKIIYFDCATGISGNMAIGALLEICDGEQYLRDELAKLGVPGYQLNVIKRDSHGIDGTYVEVLEANTGIPVDAIHDGNKNVGSSATLGLHHGHTHSHHHELDSSPEHHSHGHYHDHEHDHSLDNHCHNHQDDNDNNHNHNHVHRTYADIKQIIEGSGITEAAKELSRSMFQKVAAAEAAVHGKPIDEVHFHEVGAIDSIVDIVSVAILMDYINPDRVISSVVSDGYGTIKCAHGVLSVPVPATSMMYKNEKIRFKQIEVPTELVTPTGAAIISTFAESYGLMPEMNLNKIGIGVGSRNIGGPNTLRVFLGEDVTADGETQNDDIIVINSNIDDSSGEDLGYVLEKLMDAGALDVSYSPIFMKKNRPAYRLEVICRAETREKLSEIIFDETTTIGVRYYPVQREELTRVRTLVDTELGQIEAKQVSTPSGHTYTYPEYESMKAIASELGISIKSVRAAFEKGLRD